Proteins from a genomic interval of Oceanispirochaeta crateris:
- a CDS encoding aconitate hydratase, whose product MADRSSPLTLVENTYKKTRFNLEIIRKRLARPLTLSEKILFGHLQNPESQDLSRSKSFLLLKPDRVAMQDATAQMAILQFMLSGKEESAVPATVHCDHLIRAFKGNEEDLNRAKAENKEVYDFLSSASSRYNIGFWEPGAGIIHQIILENYAFPGGMMIGTDSHTPNAGGLGMIASGVGGADASDVMAGLPWEVKNPGIVGVKLTGSLSGWTSAKDIIIKLLEILTVKGGTNRIIEYFGEGCESISCTGKATITNMGAELGATCSLFPFDAKMAAFLESTGRQPLASAAEKNIDILCADEEVSLNPTEFYDQLIEINLSELEPQITGPHSPDAVSSLSEMKQKAAREGWPTNLTAALIGSCTNSSYEDIDRSASIVAQALEKGIKPALPLLISPGSQLVKETLERDGQMEILIKGGATILSNSCGPCIGQWQREDIEKGVKNSLVNSFNRNFRGRNDGNPETLSFIASPEMVTIMGITGKLDFNPISDTVTNEKGESVKFDPPRGDELPLKGYKDSKSGFQPPAGKDTKVIVADDSERLQLLTPFAPWNGKDPVDLPLLCKAKGKCTTDHISPAGPWLKFRGHLDKISDNMLSGAVNAFTGETGKGKNLISGEQSKSFSENARSYKKEGLSFIIVGDENYGEGSSREHAAMSPRLLGCGAVLVKSFARIHETNLKKQGLLALSFENPDDYEKIREDDRISLEGVTKLAPSSSIKVILNHADGSKESFTAVHTLNEEQIRWFKAGSALNLLREEKY is encoded by the coding sequence ATGGCGGATCGCTCAAGCCCCCTGACATTAGTAGAAAACACTTACAAAAAAACAAGATTCAACTTGGAAATCATCAGAAAACGTCTGGCCAGACCACTAACTCTGAGTGAAAAAATACTATTCGGACATCTCCAAAATCCAGAAAGCCAGGATCTAAGCAGATCAAAAAGCTTTCTCCTCCTCAAACCCGATAGAGTGGCTATGCAGGATGCCACGGCTCAGATGGCCATTCTCCAATTCATGCTCAGTGGAAAAGAGGAATCAGCCGTTCCGGCGACAGTTCACTGTGATCATCTGATCAGGGCTTTCAAGGGTAATGAAGAAGATTTGAACCGTGCCAAAGCTGAAAACAAGGAAGTCTACGATTTCCTCTCTTCTGCTTCAAGCCGGTACAACATAGGTTTCTGGGAACCGGGAGCGGGTATAATTCATCAGATTATTCTGGAAAACTACGCCTTCCCTGGAGGAATGATGATCGGTACAGATTCTCACACCCCCAATGCGGGAGGTCTGGGAATGATTGCCAGCGGTGTCGGTGGAGCAGATGCTTCAGATGTCATGGCCGGCTTGCCCTGGGAAGTAAAGAATCCCGGAATCGTCGGTGTAAAACTGACAGGCTCTCTTAGCGGGTGGACTTCCGCCAAGGATATTATCATCAAACTCCTTGAAATTCTCACAGTCAAAGGTGGAACAAATAGAATAATCGAATATTTTGGTGAGGGCTGTGAAAGCATCAGCTGTACAGGAAAAGCCACCATTACCAATATGGGGGCAGAACTAGGTGCAACCTGTTCTCTCTTTCCTTTTGATGCCAAAATGGCAGCCTTCCTGGAATCGACTGGAAGACAGCCTCTGGCATCTGCCGCTGAGAAAAATATTGATATTCTTTGTGCCGACGAAGAAGTGTCATTGAATCCTACTGAATTTTATGACCAGCTCATCGAAATAAATTTGAGTGAACTGGAACCACAGATTACAGGACCTCACTCACCCGATGCGGTAAGCTCCCTCTCTGAGATGAAGCAGAAAGCGGCACGGGAAGGATGGCCTACGAATCTGACTGCAGCCTTGATTGGTAGTTGTACCAATTCGTCCTATGAAGACATCGACAGATCTGCATCTATTGTGGCCCAGGCTTTAGAAAAAGGGATAAAACCAGCCCTCCCCCTCCTTATCTCACCGGGTTCTCAACTCGTGAAAGAGACACTGGAAAGAGACGGTCAGATGGAGATACTGATCAAAGGGGGTGCCACTATCCTGTCCAACTCCTGCGGACCATGCATTGGACAATGGCAGAGAGAAGACATTGAAAAAGGTGTCAAAAACAGTCTGGTAAATAGTTTCAATAGGAATTTCAGAGGAAGAAATGACGGAAATCCCGAGACTCTTTCTTTTATAGCAAGCCCCGAGATGGTCACCATCATGGGGATAACAGGCAAACTGGATTTTAATCCGATTTCAGATACAGTCACTAACGAAAAAGGAGAGAGTGTCAAGTTTGACCCACCCCGGGGCGATGAGCTCCCTTTAAAAGGGTACAAAGATAGTAAATCCGGATTTCAACCGCCAGCTGGTAAGGATACAAAAGTCATTGTTGCCGATGATTCAGAACGCCTGCAATTATTAACTCCCTTTGCACCCTGGAATGGTAAAGATCCTGTTGATCTTCCTCTGCTGTGCAAAGCCAAGGGCAAATGTACTACTGACCACATCAGCCCGGCAGGTCCCTGGTTGAAATTTAGAGGTCATCTGGACAAGATTTCTGACAATATGCTTAGTGGTGCAGTCAATGCCTTTACTGGTGAAACAGGCAAGGGTAAAAACCTTATTAGCGGTGAACAATCCAAGTCTTTTTCAGAAAATGCCCGGTCATACAAGAAGGAAGGTCTGTCATTCATCATCGTAGGAGATGAAAACTATGGTGAAGGTAGCAGCAGAGAACATGCAGCCATGAGCCCACGTCTTTTGGGTTGCGGTGCCGTTCTTGTAAAAAGTTTTGCACGGATTCATGAAACAAACCTCAAGAAACAGGGTCTTTTGGCTTTAAGCTTCGAAAACCCCGATGATTATGAGAAAATCCGTGAAGATGACAGAATTTCCTTGGAGGGTGTGACGAAGCTTGCTCCCTCCTCTTCTATTAAGGTGATCCTCAACCATGCAGATGGCTCAAAAGAGTCATTTACAGCAGTCCACACCTTAAATGAAGAGCAGATTCGCTGGTTTAAGGCTGGTTCTGCTTTGAATCTTTTGAGAGAAGAGAAATACTAA
- a CDS encoding trimeric intracellular cation channel family protein, with protein MIEYILGQAAVAVFAITGVLGAIRKDRDILGLVVLGVITAIGGGTLRDTILNTSVFWVQDFNYILVSIIASVLIFFLLKISKINEARYRMLLYFDALGVAYFCIQAFEKTINLGYSYPVALIMAMITGMGGGVMRDVLTGRPNLLITKELYASPALLGILLYILLKLNLPDSHIPSITAISFIFLFRSLAVYFHLQMPSWLVNKRENDQ; from the coding sequence ATGATTGAATATATTTTGGGTCAGGCAGCTGTGGCCGTGTTTGCCATCACCGGTGTTTTAGGGGCCATACGGAAAGACAGAGATATCCTCGGCCTCGTAGTATTGGGAGTGATCACTGCCATAGGGGGAGGAACACTCAGGGACACAATATTGAATACATCCGTGTTCTGGGTCCAAGATTTTAACTATATATTAGTATCAATCATCGCCTCTGTTCTCATTTTCTTTCTATTGAAAATTTCAAAGATCAATGAGGCTAGATATAGAATGCTCCTCTACTTTGATGCCCTGGGAGTCGCCTACTTCTGCATTCAAGCCTTTGAAAAAACCATAAACCTTGGATATTCTTACCCCGTGGCCCTCATTATGGCCATGATCACAGGAATGGGTGGAGGAGTGATGAGAGATGTACTGACGGGAAGACCTAATCTTCTGATAACAAAAGAACTTTATGCCTCCCCAGCATTATTGGGAATTCTCTTGTATATTCTTTTAAAGCTGAATCTGCCGGACTCTCATATCCCTTCGATCACAGCCATATCCTTCATATTCTTATTCCGTTCACTAGCTGTCTATTTTCATCTTCAGATGCCCTCCTGGTTGGTCAATAAAAGAGAGAATGACCAGTGA
- the hrpA gene encoding ATP-dependent RNA helicase HrpA, which produces MSDFDKTSSHGKRAKKQNGKVINPLIIPLQRDLKRVRGCDFHSLRRDLYRLEKKTELMEDSQELISFKGKIQSSLEEKQRRLLRKTRYNWNPDLPITSRKDEIIKTIRDHQVVVLAGETGSGKTTQIPKFCMAAGRGIEGKIGCTQPRRIAALTVAERIAQELGEPVGQSVGYKIRFQDKDKASSTIKIMTDGILLAETQRDAFLNEYDTLIIDEAHERSLNIDFILGYLRQLLKKRKDLKLVITSATIDTKKFSQAFDNAPVIEVSGRTYPVEVRYDKEDYSEEGSLAERAATAANRLISRDSQGDLLIFMPTEQDIRECCDILSGQQKGALILPLYARLSSSDQKKVFASSGNRKIIVSTNVAETSLTIPGIKYVIDTGMARLAQYYPSTGTFALPVMAISRSSADQRKGRCGRVENGICVRLYTEEDFESRQEFTPAEILRTNLAEVILRMLSLKLGDPGAFPFIDPPTSTGISDGYKTLLELAAVEKKGGGKNQSYTLTHLGRTMASMPIDPRLARVILEASKERCLEDVLIIASSLNVHDPRERPQDKAGSADQAHAKFRHDESDFMTRLNIWRYFEKNYDTTKTGHLRKFCKENYISFRRMREWQDIFRQLKQQLEEKGNKVRAYEGNEENYLPSIHRSILSGFLSHIALRKEKVYYRATRNRELMIFPGSGLFGGKRAGDWIVCGEIVKTSKLFGRIVANIDPAWLEDLGAHLVTESYHSPVWSQDKGTVIAVRQKRLFGFIIAEGTVPYGPVNPGEATDLMIRGAFLEGAIRDIESFPFLEKNRSLIDSIMNMENKIRRRNLLVTDEELFLIYKQRLGNQVYDLGLLEKLLREKGPDYLIISEAELLKEQADHNILAQFPDTLSIGNVDVSVEYNFEPGKDEDGVTLQIPLQEATKVQPTQLDWVIPGLHRDRITALIKGLPKKTRKQLTPVNATVDEIIKNMELQDDQRLTRALSEFIYKEWGINVPLDDWDESALPEHLKIRIAVTDERGQVIESARDTEVLFKKHEATIDSRVLKNSRKEWERSGIKSWDFETLPEEISKTAKKGVLFRLFPALKDCGDDSAAIVLLEDKEEAADIHHKGVALLLRLSFAKEVRSFKQELANEFPFQDGAAYLGGLKELERQIWNRVFLDIASKPVRKEKAFQSLVKKTAPELYQRAEILYKQTKLIIQEFKSIRLFLSQAQRKGRAMKYIESRRQELEELIPKNFIELYPSEKLNELIRYMKLIRIRTEKGILDPVKDEEREARFRRYWNRYEKIVLGLPEWISPERRCEVDALWWYFQEYKIFLFAQEMKTKEKVSDERIEKRVENLQVML; this is translated from the coding sequence ATGTCTGATTTTGATAAAACGTCATCTCATGGTAAAAGAGCTAAAAAACAGAATGGTAAAGTGATCAATCCTCTCATCATTCCCCTGCAAAGGGATCTTAAGAGAGTTCGGGGCTGTGATTTTCACTCTTTACGCAGAGATTTATACCGCCTGGAAAAAAAAACAGAGCTTATGGAAGATTCACAGGAGCTGATCAGCTTCAAGGGCAAAATACAGAGTTCTCTGGAAGAGAAACAGAGGCGCCTACTTCGTAAAACCAGATACAACTGGAATCCTGACCTGCCTATAACTTCCCGGAAAGATGAGATTATCAAGACCATAAGAGATCATCAGGTCGTCGTTCTTGCGGGAGAAACCGGGAGTGGTAAAACAACCCAGATTCCCAAATTTTGTATGGCCGCCGGTAGGGGTATAGAAGGGAAAATCGGATGTACCCAGCCCCGCAGGATTGCCGCCTTGACTGTGGCAGAAAGGATTGCCCAGGAACTGGGTGAACCAGTTGGCCAGAGTGTGGGATATAAAATTCGTTTTCAGGATAAAGACAAGGCCAGCAGCACCATAAAAATCATGACTGATGGAATCCTTCTGGCCGAGACTCAAAGGGACGCATTCCTCAATGAATATGACACCCTCATCATCGATGAGGCTCATGAACGGAGTCTGAATATTGACTTTATTTTAGGGTACCTCAGGCAACTTTTAAAAAAAAGAAAAGATCTGAAGCTGGTTATAACATCCGCCACTATCGATACAAAAAAATTCTCACAGGCTTTTGATAACGCACCGGTCATTGAAGTTTCGGGAAGAACATATCCTGTAGAAGTTCGCTATGATAAGGAAGACTACAGTGAAGAAGGATCGTTGGCCGAAAGAGCGGCAACAGCGGCAAATCGCCTGATTTCAAGAGATTCCCAGGGAGACCTGTTGATCTTCATGCCCACAGAGCAGGATATCCGTGAGTGTTGCGATATCCTCTCGGGACAGCAGAAGGGAGCCCTCATCCTCCCCTTATACGCCAGATTATCCTCGTCAGATCAAAAAAAAGTCTTTGCTTCATCCGGGAACAGAAAAATCATCGTCTCCACCAATGTCGCCGAAACGTCTTTGACCATTCCGGGAATTAAATATGTAATCGATACGGGGATGGCCAGGCTGGCACAGTATTATCCTTCCACAGGTACGTTTGCCCTGCCTGTCATGGCCATTTCCCGGAGTAGTGCGGATCAGAGAAAAGGGCGTTGCGGGCGTGTGGAGAATGGAATTTGTGTCCGTCTTTATACGGAAGAAGATTTTGAAAGCCGTCAGGAGTTTACCCCCGCAGAAATATTACGGACCAATCTAGCAGAGGTCATTTTGAGGATGCTCTCCTTGAAGCTGGGTGATCCGGGAGCTTTTCCCTTCATAGATCCTCCCACTTCCACGGGGATCAGTGACGGATATAAGACCCTTTTAGAGTTGGCCGCTGTAGAAAAAAAGGGTGGTGGAAAGAATCAAAGCTATACCCTGACTCATCTAGGAAGGACCATGGCATCCATGCCCATAGACCCTCGGTTGGCAAGGGTCATTCTAGAAGCCTCTAAGGAACGCTGCCTGGAGGATGTTTTGATCATAGCCTCTTCATTGAATGTCCATGATCCCAGGGAAAGGCCTCAGGATAAGGCGGGTTCGGCCGATCAGGCTCATGCTAAATTCAGACATGACGAATCAGATTTTATGACCCGTCTAAATATTTGGCGGTATTTTGAGAAAAATTATGACACAACAAAAACTGGACATTTGAGAAAATTCTGTAAGGAAAATTATATCTCCTTCAGGAGGATGCGGGAGTGGCAGGATATATTTCGTCAGTTGAAACAGCAACTGGAGGAAAAAGGCAATAAGGTCCGGGCTTATGAAGGGAATGAAGAGAACTATCTTCCTTCCATCCATCGATCTATCCTTTCCGGTTTTCTCTCCCATATCGCCCTTAGAAAGGAGAAGGTCTACTACAGGGCCACCAGGAATCGGGAACTGATGATTTTTCCAGGTTCCGGACTCTTTGGGGGCAAAAGAGCCGGAGATTGGATCGTCTGTGGAGAAATTGTCAAAACCTCAAAGCTCTTCGGCCGCATTGTTGCCAATATTGACCCTGCCTGGCTTGAGGATCTGGGAGCTCATCTGGTCACAGAGAGCTACCATAGCCCTGTTTGGTCTCAGGACAAGGGAACCGTAATCGCAGTTCGGCAGAAACGGCTCTTCGGATTTATTATTGCCGAGGGGACCGTCCCTTATGGACCGGTGAATCCGGGAGAGGCTACGGACCTCATGATACGAGGAGCTTTTCTGGAAGGAGCTATCCGGGATATTGAAAGCTTCCCCTTTCTTGAAAAAAACAGAAGTCTCATTGATTCCATCATGAATATGGAAAACAAGATCAGAAGGCGGAATCTTTTGGTCACCGATGAAGAACTCTTTCTCATCTATAAACAGAGGCTTGGAAACCAGGTCTATGATCTTGGGCTTCTTGAAAAACTTCTAAGAGAAAAAGGACCGGACTATCTCATCATCAGCGAAGCCGAGCTGCTGAAGGAACAGGCTGATCATAATATTTTAGCTCAATTTCCAGACACACTGAGTATTGGAAATGTGGACGTCTCTGTTGAATATAATTTTGAACCCGGTAAGGATGAAGATGGAGTCACCCTTCAGATTCCTCTTCAGGAGGCTACGAAGGTACAGCCCACTCAATTGGATTGGGTGATTCCCGGTCTTCACAGAGACAGAATCACCGCGCTGATAAAGGGGTTGCCTAAAAAAACAAGGAAACAGCTGACTCCCGTTAATGCAACGGTGGATGAAATTATTAAAAATATGGAGCTTCAGGATGATCAACGCCTGACTCGTGCGCTCAGTGAATTCATCTATAAAGAATGGGGAATCAATGTGCCTCTGGATGATTGGGATGAGTCCGCCCTGCCGGAACATCTGAAAATCAGAATTGCTGTGACTGATGAACGGGGACAGGTGATCGAATCGGCCAGAGACACGGAAGTCCTTTTTAAAAAGCATGAAGCGACAATCGACAGCAGAGTCCTGAAAAACAGCAGAAAAGAATGGGAACGATCGGGCATAAAGAGCTGGGATTTTGAAACCCTTCCGGAAGAAATTAGCAAGACAGCTAAGAAAGGGGTTCTTTTTAGGCTCTTTCCGGCTTTAAAAGATTGTGGTGATGACAGTGCGGCCATTGTCCTTCTCGAGGATAAGGAAGAGGCTGCCGATATTCATCATAAGGGTGTCGCCCTGCTTTTACGACTGAGTTTTGCCAAAGAAGTCAGGTCTTTCAAGCAAGAATTGGCTAATGAATTTCCATTTCAGGATGGAGCTGCCTATTTAGGAGGATTGAAAGAGCTTGAAAGGCAGATCTGGAATCGTGTCTTCCTTGATATTGCATCAAAACCAGTTCGAAAGGAGAAGGCCTTTCAGTCTCTTGTTAAAAAAACGGCACCCGAATTGTATCAGAGAGCAGAGATCCTTTATAAACAGACAAAATTGATTATCCAAGAGTTTAAGAGTATCAGGCTCTTTCTTTCACAGGCTCAGCGCAAAGGGAGGGCCATGAAATATATAGAATCCAGAAGACAGGAACTTGAAGAATTGATTCCGAAAAATTTTATTGAACTCTATCCCTCAGAAAAGCTGAATGAATTGATTAGATATATGAAACTCATAAGGATCCGTACAGAAAAAGGTATCCTTGATCCGGTCAAAGACGAAGAACGGGAAGCCCGATTTAGAAGGTACTGGAACCGCTATGAGAAGATTGTCCTGGGTCTACCAGAATGGATCTCTCCTGAGAGACGGTGCGAAGTGGATGCTCTGTGGTGGTATTTTCAAGAGTACAAAATCTTTCTCTTTGCTCAGGAGATGAAAACGAAGGAAAAAGTATCTGATGAGAGGATCGAAAAGAGGGTTGAGAATCTGCAGGTAATGTTATGA
- the sppA gene encoding signal peptide peptidase SppA, producing MKHHRKKGFFSSIFASLNLLRLIIINLVFWSIVILILISFLPSTVQVPHNSLLYLKPVGTLSEMNDGDALPQWMEALAGPVSETSAFRLSRTIRTAAEDRRIKLLVMDLSELQYASLAVLQEIESDIRYFRSKGKSLFTWADHYNLYSYYLASGADSVYMDPMGQVLLPGFSLYKTYYGKAMDKWNLEMAYFHAGEFKSYGNSYISSSMSEDMKEENRRWLNKLWSQYVSRVGENRGLKPGQLESWIQNYPSLISKQGASESSAALSSQLIDSLLNFSEFDREMMRHLEEGSDSVVMGADYERLLDREASIQGEKTVAVLSAAGQIHQGEGSPWSIGSDSLISSLDEIGADRSVGALVLRLDTGGGSAYASELIRRKLIELKTKGKTVLISMGGVTASGGYWIATAGDEIWTAPGTITGSIGVFTLIPQVASFAEETLGIRSDGVGTTWMSGQERIDQPLNSQSKTVFQSSVNHTYEQFLELVSESRNLEMKTLRPLAEGRIWSGEEAVEIGLADHSGTLQESIAAAASLAGLEEFNIRYHRQGTMSLRQSLMKLQQGKISIFDFLPGIDVSMPELVPGRVYALSQLGNK from the coding sequence ATGAAACACCACCGGAAGAAAGGTTTTTTTTCTTCGATCTTCGCATCTTTAAACCTGCTCCGACTCATTATAATTAACCTTGTTTTCTGGTCTATAGTGATTCTGATCCTCATCTCTTTTCTTCCTTCTACGGTACAGGTTCCCCATAATTCACTCCTGTATTTGAAGCCTGTAGGAACTCTGTCAGAAATGAATGATGGAGACGCGCTTCCTCAATGGATGGAGGCTCTTGCCGGACCAGTCTCAGAGACTTCCGCTTTTCGACTTTCCAGGACAATCCGTACCGCAGCCGAAGACAGAAGGATCAAACTTTTGGTAATGGATCTTTCAGAACTTCAGTATGCTTCATTGGCTGTATTACAGGAAATTGAGTCGGATATCCGTTATTTCAGAAGTAAAGGGAAGTCCCTTTTCACTTGGGCAGATCACTACAACCTCTATAGCTATTACCTTGCATCTGGTGCTGACAGTGTATATATGGACCCCATGGGACAGGTACTCCTTCCCGGCTTCAGCCTATATAAAACGTATTATGGAAAGGCTATGGATAAATGGAATCTGGAAATGGCTTACTTTCATGCAGGTGAGTTTAAATCCTATGGGAATTCATATATTTCTTCTTCCATGTCGGAGGATATGAAAGAAGAAAATAGACGTTGGTTAAACAAACTCTGGTCACAGTATGTCTCGAGAGTTGGTGAAAACAGAGGTTTAAAACCAGGCCAACTGGAATCCTGGATTCAAAATTATCCTTCCCTAATCAGCAAACAGGGGGCGTCAGAATCCTCAGCGGCCTTGTCTTCCCAATTAATTGACTCTCTGTTGAATTTTTCAGAATTTGACAGAGAAATGATGAGACATTTGGAAGAGGGAAGTGATTCTGTCGTGATGGGAGCCGATTATGAAAGGCTCCTAGATCGAGAGGCTTCTATTCAGGGAGAAAAAACGGTCGCCGTTCTTTCTGCTGCGGGACAAATTCACCAAGGAGAAGGCTCTCCCTGGTCTATCGGGTCTGACTCTTTGATCAGTAGCTTAGACGAGATTGGGGCAGATAGATCTGTGGGAGCTCTTGTATTAAGACTGGACACAGGAGGGGGGAGTGCCTACGCATCAGAGTTAATCCGACGTAAACTCATTGAACTCAAAACCAAGGGAAAGACTGTTTTGATTTCAATGGGGGGAGTTACCGCTTCGGGTGGCTATTGGATTGCCACTGCAGGGGATGAAATTTGGACGGCTCCAGGAACAATCACAGGGAGCATCGGAGTATTCACACTTATTCCTCAGGTCGCTTCATTTGCAGAAGAAACATTAGGCATTCGTTCGGATGGTGTCGGGACGACCTGGATGAGCGGTCAGGAAAGGATTGACCAGCCCTTGAATAGCCAGTCCAAGACTGTTTTTCAGAGTTCCGTCAATCATACTTATGAGCAGTTTTTAGAACTGGTATCCGAGAGCCGAAATCTGGAAATGAAAACACTGAGGCCCTTGGCGGAAGGTAGGATATGGAGTGGTGAAGAGGCTGTGGAGATTGGGCTGGCCGATCACAGTGGAACACTCCAGGAAAGCATTGCCGCGGCTGCATCTCTTGCCGGTCTGGAAGAGTTTAATATCCGTTATCATAGGCAGGGTACCATGAGTTTACGTCAGAGCCTAATGAAGCTGCAACAAGGCAAAATTTCCATTTTTGATTTCCTACCGGGAATTGATGTTTCTATGCCGGAACTCGTTCCTGGAAGAGTCTACGCTTTATCTCAGTTGGGGAATAAATAA
- a CDS encoding potassium channel family protein, which produces MTPYQRFLLALGLIFSLIFSGVAGYIVLEGWSFSDSLYMTFVTISTVGFGEVNPLSTGGRYFTIFLILVSLLVIGYIITTLMSFLFEGQLLHAMRERRMKHFLMQMKDHFIICGFGEVGKETAEELNRHKIPFVIVDLSLSEGDRARFSDYVMIEGDASEEEILEQAKIMKARGLISCLPEDPQNVFTVLTARQMNSNLQIVSRASLKRTVLKLKKAGANRVITPKAIAGKQLATVSIKPEVMHFLETISSGESDAIHIEACTLEKGSGLIGKSLRESNIGQYTGAVVIGILNAQGVLRSNQTNRSTISTIELEEGDILMAMGSEEQHKSLLNFSREK; this is translated from the coding sequence ATGACTCCTTATCAAAGGTTCCTCTTGGCCCTGGGGCTGATATTCTCTCTTATTTTTTCCGGCGTAGCTGGATATATTGTTCTGGAAGGTTGGTCTTTCAGTGATAGCCTGTATATGACCTTTGTGACCATTTCTACCGTAGGTTTCGGAGAAGTGAATCCTTTATCCACGGGAGGACGATATTTCACGATCTTCCTCATTTTGGTGAGTCTACTGGTCATAGGATACATAATTACAACCTTGATGTCTTTTCTGTTTGAAGGGCAGCTGCTTCATGCAATGAGGGAGAGAAGAATGAAACATTTTTTAATGCAGATGAAAGATCATTTTATTATTTGTGGATTTGGCGAAGTCGGAAAAGAGACGGCGGAAGAGCTTAATCGTCATAAGATTCCCTTCGTCATTGTGGATCTTAGCCTGAGCGAAGGCGACAGAGCCCGGTTCTCAGATTATGTCATGATTGAGGGGGATGCCTCTGAAGAGGAAATCCTGGAACAGGCTAAAATCATGAAGGCCAGGGGATTGATCAGTTGTCTTCCAGAGGATCCGCAAAACGTATTCACCGTTTTGACGGCACGGCAGATGAATTCAAATCTTCAAATTGTATCCAGAGCCTCCCTGAAAAGGACTGTCTTGAAATTGAAAAAAGCCGGTGCCAATAGGGTCATTACTCCAAAAGCCATCGCTGGAAAGCAGTTGGCCACAGTGAGCATAAAGCCCGAAGTTATGCACTTCTTAGAGACTATTTCATCCGGTGAGAGTGATGCCATCCATATCGAAGCCTGTACCCTGGAAAAAGGATCGGGATTGATTGGGAAGTCTCTTAGGGAGAGCAATATAGGACAATATACCGGTGCCGTAGTTATTGGGATTTTAAATGCACAAGGTGTTCTTAGGAGCAATCAGACCAACAGGAGTACCATTTCTACCATTGAATTGGAGGAAGGAGATATTCTGATGGCTATGGGTAGTGAGGAGCAGCATAAGTCTCTCTTGAACTTTTCAAGAGAAAAATAA
- the dinB gene encoding DNA polymerase IV, which produces MRKIIHVDMDAFYASVEQRDNPSLRGKPVVVGGPPNSRGVVSTCSYEARVYGIHSAMPSVQAYKLCPHAIFVSHHNFEKYKEASDIIRSIFFRYTDLVEPLSLDEAYLDVTENKVNNPSATMIAQEIRQKIYEETQLTASAGVSFNKFIAKIASDIQKPNGMTVIRPQEAEEFIEKLSIRKFWGIGKKTEARMKSMGIENGFDLKKLEMYELLEAFGKSGSYYYNAVRGIDNRPVVPERRRKSLGRENTFTSDLTDSGEIMSELEQISARIEEDLKRQNLQARQLTLKVKYHDFRLCTRSVQSPTALKNKDDIISLVPGLLKKTDAGAIPVRLLGLSLGKLQGDLYKEPEAQMELNLFASETP; this is translated from the coding sequence ATGAGAAAAATCATTCATGTAGACATGGATGCTTTCTATGCATCGGTAGAACAAAGAGACAATCCATCCTTACGGGGGAAACCGGTTGTAGTGGGAGGACCACCTAACAGCAGGGGGGTTGTTTCCACCTGCTCCTATGAGGCCAGAGTATATGGCATACATTCAGCTATGCCTTCTGTTCAGGCCTACAAACTCTGTCCACATGCTATCTTTGTGTCTCATCACAATTTTGAAAAATACAAAGAAGCTTCAGATATCATCAGGAGTATTTTTTTTAGATACACAGACCTGGTTGAACCACTGAGTCTGGATGAAGCCTATCTGGATGTGACAGAAAACAAGGTGAATAATCCATCAGCTACCATGATTGCCCAGGAAATAAGACAAAAAATCTATGAAGAAACACAGCTCACGGCTTCTGCGGGAGTCTCTTTTAATAAATTTATAGCCAAAATAGCCTCGGATATACAAAAACCAAATGGTATGACGGTCATACGACCGCAGGAAGCAGAAGAGTTTATTGAAAAATTATCCATCCGTAAATTCTGGGGAATCGGCAAAAAGACGGAAGCCCGAATGAAATCCATGGGAATAGAGAATGGGTTCGATCTTAAAAAATTGGAAATGTATGAACTCCTGGAAGCCTTTGGTAAATCAGGGAGCTATTACTACAATGCTGTAAGAGGCATAGATAACCGGCCAGTTGTACCAGAGCGCAGAAGAAAATCTTTGGGAAGAGAAAATACATTCACATCAGACCTGACAGACTCAGGTGAAATTATGTCAGAACTGGAGCAAATCAGTGCTCGAATTGAAGAAGACCTGAAGAGGCAGAACCTCCAGGCCAGACAATTGACATTGAAGGTGAAATACCATGATTTCAGACTATGCACCCGATCCGTACAGAGTCCTACTGCATTAAAGAATAAGGATGATATCATCAGTCTTGTTCCGGGACTTTTAAAAAAAACTGATGCAGGAGCCATCCCGGTCCGACTCCTTGGACTATCCCTGGGAAAGCTCCAGGGTGACTTATATAAAGAACCAGAGGCACAAATGGAATTGAACCTTTTTGCCTCTGAAACACCCTGA